A genomic segment from Nocardia cyriacigeorgica GUH-2 encodes:
- a CDS encoding superoxide dismutase, whose protein sequence is MAEYTLPDLDYDYSALEPHISGQINELHHSKHHAAYVAGANTALEKLEAAREAGDHSAIFLHEKNLAFHLGGHVNHSIWWKNLSPNGGDKPVGELAAAIDDQFGSFDKFRAQFTAAANGLQGSGWAVLGYDTLGQKLLTFQLYDQQANVPLGIIPLLQVDMWEHAFYLQYKNVKADYVTAFWNVVNWADVQDRFAKAVNQGKGLIFG, encoded by the coding sequence GTGGCTGAGTACACGCTGCCGGATCTGGATTACGACTACAGCGCCCTGGAACCCCACATCTCCGGGCAGATCAACGAGCTGCACCATTCCAAGCACCACGCCGCCTACGTCGCCGGTGCCAACACGGCACTGGAGAAGCTGGAAGCCGCCCGTGAGGCCGGCGATCACAGCGCGATCTTCCTGCACGAGAAGAACCTCGCGTTCCACCTCGGCGGACACGTCAACCACTCCATCTGGTGGAAGAACCTGTCCCCCAACGGTGGCGACAAGCCGGTCGGCGAGCTGGCCGCGGCCATCGACGACCAGTTCGGTTCGTTCGACAAGTTCCGCGCGCAGTTCACCGCCGCGGCCAACGGCCTGCAGGGCTCGGGCTGGGCGGTGCTCGGTTACGACACCCTCGGCCAGAAGCTGCTGACCTTCCAGCTCTACGACCAGCAGGCCAACGTGCCGCTGGGCATCATCCCGCTGCTCCAGGTCGACATGTGGGAGCACGCCTTCTACCTGCAGTACAAGAACGTCAAGGCCGACTACGTGACCGCGTTCTGGAACGTCGTCAACTGGGCCGACGTGCAGGACCGCTTCGCGAAGGCCGTCAACCAGGGCAAGGGCCTTATCTTCGGGTAA
- a CDS encoding rhodanese-like domain-containing protein has translation MTSSEVPAVPLNEVPGEFDDSVRAAAEKANAILLDVREPDEWALGHAPGAIHIPVDDIPARLDELDYDAQLYVICRQGGRSFEAVKYLTHVGFDAVFVAGGMVEWQRTGRPLVGEGEHEPKIY, from the coding sequence GTGACGAGCTCCGAGGTCCCGGCGGTACCGCTGAACGAGGTACCGGGCGAATTCGACGACAGTGTGCGCGCTGCCGCGGAGAAGGCCAACGCGATCCTGCTCGACGTGCGTGAGCCCGACGAGTGGGCGCTCGGCCACGCGCCCGGTGCGATCCACATCCCGGTCGACGACATCCCCGCCCGGCTCGACGAGCTGGACTACGACGCCCAGCTCTACGTCATCTGCCGGCAGGGCGGCCGGTCCTTCGAGGCGGTCAAATACCTGACCCACGTCGGATTCGACGCCGTGTTCGTCGCAGGCGGCATGGTCGAGTGGCAGCGCACGGGCCGTCCGCTGGTCGGCGAGGGCGAGCACGAGCCCAAGATCTACTGA